In Nostoc piscinale CENA21, the genomic stretch TTACGCGGAGGGAAACTTTTATAAACGTTTTCTAAAATTACTTGCGCCACGGTTATTAGTTATTGTCATTGGTCATTATTTATCTATGAAGGCAGAAGTTAGGGGGCAGGAGGCAGGAGGAAGACTGATTTCTAACTCCTGCTGTCACCGGATGTTCAAGGGTTTAAGACCCACACTGAGCTTGCGTGAGAGTGGCAATTGTTCAGGAAGGGAATCCGCTTCTAAAAAAAACCTTCTGCCTCCTGCCTTCTGCCTCTTGCCTTCTTCAAGAGTCATTGGTCATTAACTGAAAACAAATGACGAATGACAAAGGACATTTTAACGCCCATCAGCGATTAAGTACCCAAATTCTCAATTCAGAATGACATCTGTTTTAAGCTATAGCGGTTCTTACTTGCTTGTAATACAGTCGGAACCCCACCCCGCATTTGCTAACGCAAAAGCTCCCCTCCCCGCAAGCGGGGAGGGGTTGGGGGTGGGGTTGAAATGTACCTCATCCAACCGAGAACCGCTATAATCGTCATTTAAATTGCACCATGTTCATGGTACTGAAAGCTGCAAACCCTCTCCCTTACTCCCTGCTCCCTGCTCCTCTGCGGCCTCAATGTGCTTTCTGATATGCTTAACAGCTTACCCGCCACTCACAGGCGGAATTAGTACCACTTCATCCCCATTTTGGAGTAATGTCTCTGGTTCAACAAAAATCAAATTGATACCAAAGCGGGTGATATCCCGCCATTTAGCGAGTTCTGGACGTTCTGCAATCAGGCGATCGCACACGGCTTTCACTGGTGTACCTTCAGGAAATTCCAACACCAATTCTGACAGATCAAAGGCTTCTTGATAAGCAGCAAATAATTTTACCGTGACAGTGATTGCAGATGTAGACATACAAAAGTTTGGTATTCTAGAACCTTGCTCAATCTAGAGTTTCCCAGACCGAAACATGACATAGCCTCTTGA encodes the following:
- a CDS encoding MoaD/ThiS family protein — its product is MSTSAITVTVKLFAAYQEAFDLSELVLEFPEGTPVKAVCDRLIAERPELAKWRDITRFGINLIFVEPETLLQNGDEVVLIPPVSGG